A region of the Candidatus Marsarchaeota archaeon genome:
ACAAGCCAGGCTCCGCCTGCTAAGTTTCCAGGCTATACATTTAACGCATTCAAAACTAATAAAAACATTTTGGGCGTAATTCAAAACGGCGCAGATGTTGCCTGCGCTGGCAACGGGGATTGGGTGACCGTTTTGGCATATGACAACAGTGGGAGGAGCGTAAGCTCTATGGTGAGAAGCTTTAGCCCAAGCCATGCTACTGCCAGTAAAATTGACGCGCAAGAATCAAATACTATTTATGCAACGCAAAGCATGCTAAGGGTCAAAAGCGAGCCAGAAACTAGCAAAGCGGACTTTTACCACTTGATCCGATCTTACAAAGTCACTGATGTAATCTCAATGCTGGGCCACTGCGACCTGAATATATGGCAATATGTCGTCGGACTGTATAGCCCATATAGCTGGGAATACAAGATAATTAAACGGGCCTATAAACGCGCGCTAAGGAAGGAAAACAATTCCAAGCACGAATTGTTCGTGGAAGATCAGATAGCAGCTATTGCAGCTGGCGACCACGGGATAAAGTTAGAGACGAGCTTTGAGAACAGTCTTGCCGCAAAGCTGAGTGTATTCCAAATCCCGTTCTCAACGCACACAAAGCATTTCAAGGTTACAGTAAATGGCACCGATTATACATTCAGCCCTGATTTCTACATACCTGTAGCGTACCATGGCAGGCGAGTGCTGGCTGAGGTTCATTCAATGAATTACTTCACCCCTACCTACCTTGAAATTTTGCGCGAGTTTATGGATTCACGAGCCGCAGAAGAATATTATTTCATCTTGATAACCAATGCACGGCCAAAGAAAAAGAACACGCTCAGGATAATGATGAACAAGCACGGCTACAACGAAGAGGACATATGCGACAAGCTCATATACATAAAGTACAACCAGAAAGAACACATGGAAATAAACCTGAAGGACGAGAACGGTTCAGTATACAGGTACCTAAGCATACTAAAGGAGCACAGCAAACCGATGCAAGGCTCTTTAACGGAACCGCACGGGCAACCAATGCTACGCCTATAGCTATACTCGCTAGTTTTGCCAAAATGAACTTGCTAAGCCGGTTGCAGTACTTGACCGCAAAGAACGCCAGGGTAGGGATTTGAACCCTAAAGCCCTTGCGGGCACCGGTTTGCGTGCATCACCAATCAGCTCTTGATCTCTGAGATTCAAGACCGGCGCAATACCAGTTTCTGCCACCCTGGCACGTGAAGCATTGCGCGCTATGGTATTTAAGCGTTAGCGCGCGCTCTGGTGATTTTATGATGTCGAATAACTTTATATCGAAAATGGTTGGAATGATTAAGTCGATGTTTGCTGGCGGTGGGCCTGCCGAAGCGGCAAGCAGCGAGCTTTCGCTGCTTGTCGGCTCCGCATCGCAGGCGCTCGAGCCGGTCCGCATGATGCGCTACAGGCAGGGAAGGCGCGGCGCAGAGATAGGATCGTATATGCAGCACGCGTGGAAGAACGTCAACGGAAGTGTGGTGATAGTTCCTGCCAATGAGACAAACCCTCACATCATAGTGGTGGGCATGAGCGGCATGGGTAAGAGCACGCTGCTCAAGTCGTTCCTCGTGGACATAAGCGGGGCGCACACTAACTCAATAGTGTTCGACGCCCACAACGAGTACGCAGGCATAGCAGATGCGCTCCACGGCAGCGTGCACTACGCGCAGAGCTCGAGCCTGAACATCTTCGAGCTCGACGGCCTCCGTACAGAGGAGCGCATCTCTGAGCTCTCCATGCTATTCAAGGAGGTGTACGGCCTAGGCTACATACAGGTCACTAAACTTATGGAGTGCATGCGCTACGCCTACAGGAAGGCGCAGTCTTCTGGCGACGGACATGCCCCTACAATATCTACGCTCCTGGACGAAATAAACATATTCCTGAAGAATGCCAGGCTGGCGTCCGAGCGCAGCACGCTCCTTCACCTGCGCTCAAGACTCTCGCTGCTCAATACTCCTGCGCTGAACAGCGAATTCATAGACACGCGCGCCCTGATGCACGGGATGCACTCGTTCTCGCTGGCCGGCCTGCAGAACGGCGAGGCGCGCTACATATACATGCACGAGCTGCTTTCACGCATCTATTCGCTGATGCACTCCAACGATAAGGAGCGCGGCATACGCATGCTCATAGTGATAGACGAGGCGCAGGCGCTGCTGGACAGGCGCTACAGCGAGAGCGGCATAGTGCGCAGGCTTATGGAGGAAGGCAGGAAGTATGGCATAGGCGTCATAGCTGCAACCACATCAATAGCTTCATTGCCAAGGCAGATGCTGGCCAATGCTGCCAACTTCATAGCTCTGCGCACCATCGAACCCAAGGAGGCGCGCTATATGGCCGACCTTCTGTCTAGGGGCAGTCCCGATGCATCAGCGGAGCTTGCAAAGAGGATCGTGCGCCTTGATGTTAACGAAGCGTTGCTCATAGCAGACGGCAAGCCAGTCATAGCAAAGACGCGCAGTGCCGCATCGCTCCCTGCTGCGCCCCAACCGGACAATTCCATGGTGCTGGCCCTGCAGTCCATCAGGCATCCAATAAAGCGCGAAGCGCTTGAAGCAAAGATCGGCAGCGAGGCCACTAATCGTGCGCTATCCGACGGCATTCTAGTTCCGTTCACTACAGCATCGGACGGCCATGCCGTGGAGTGGCTAATGCAACGCAATCCCTCTCTGAGTATAGAGCACGAGGTGCGCGTGATGCAGATAAGCGAGTCGCTGCGCAAGCATGGCATAAGGCACTACGTAATTGACAACTCCAATGGGCCCGATATGCTTGCCTACGTGAACGGCAAGCGCATAGCGATAGAGTATGAAACCGGCAGGAAGAACGTTAAGGAAACCGCCGCGATGCTCAAGAGCAGAGAGTCCAAGTACGACTCAGTAGTTGTATTCGTAAATGATGATGCTTACCTGTTCTACAGGAACAACTTCGAGAACGGAAACGTAAAGGTATTAAAGTTCGATGATATCCGGCTTTCATCGACTGCAGAACTAAGCCACGCATGCAGCTAAGTAAATTTTGACACTGTAACCAAATTCATCCATTTCAGACGTATGCAAAAGGCATTCGTTGCTTGTTGCCTGGAGATTATGTGACAGGCAGCAATACGGGCCAGTTGCTTGCCCTGGCAATGCTTATTTAATCCTTGAACAACAATGCTTAATGGTGTTACTGTGGGTGAGCAGACAGTTGCCTCTGAGGCAAGGAAGTTTGCAGGCAGCGCCGCTGCCGGAATCGATGCGCTAGTTATCATAATACTGGGCGGATTGGCCATATACTTCGAGGGCTACTTGGCCGGCAGCGTGCTCACTCTTATCATAATCGCGATCGTGCTGTCACTGTCGCTTCGCGTGGTTAGGCAGTGGGACAGGATGGCCGTGCTGCGCATGGGCAAATACGTGGGTCTGATAGGTCCAGGCCTTTATGCCATAGTCCCAATATTCGATACCACGCCTGTTCGCGTCGACCTGCGCGTCATAAGCACAGTATTCAGCGCCGAGAAGACGCTCACGAAGGACAACGTCCCGGTAGACGTCGATGCGATACTGTTCTGGCAGGCCAGGAATCCCGAAAAGGCAGTACTGGCGGTGCAGAATTACATCGGCTCGGTGCAGCTGGCCGCGCAGACTGCGCTTAGGGACATAATCGGCAAGAACGAGCTCTCTTCTATGTTATCAGGCCGCGACATAATCGGCAAGGACATAGAAGCGCTGATAGAGGAGCGCATAACATCTTGGGGCATCAACGCCATAAGTGTAGAGATCCGCGACGTGACCATACCAGCGGAGCTCCAGAACGCGATGGCTAAGGTGGCCACATCGGACCGCGAGAAGCAGGCGCGCGTCATACTTGCGGAGAGCGAGAGCCTCGCAGCTGACAAGATGCTAGAGGCGTCGAAGAAGTACCAGAGCGACATCTACGCGATGCAGCTCAGGGCCATGAACATGATGTACGAGATAAGCCTCGCGGGCAAGAACCTCATGGTATTCGTGCCGGTCGAGAGCAAGGGATTCTCCATACCTACTCCGATAGGTACCCTGGGCATAGCAGATCTGCAGAAGATGTACGGCCAGACAATAGGTGGTGCCGATACCAAGCAAGCGAAGAAGGGCAAATAAGGCGCGTGCAAAGCCGAAACGCAAGCAAATAAGGCGCGCTGCATCGGCAGCCAAGCCACGGCTGCCGGTCTACAGGCTCAAGCACGACATGTACAGGAAGCGCCGCGGCGGCACTGCGAAGCTAATTGACATATACTGCGCCAACTGCGGCGAGCTGGCATTGATCTACCAAAACGATGCGCCGAAGGGCATGCTGCGGCGCTGCTATATCGACAGGATATTCTGGCCCCCTAAATACGAGGAACTGCAGCATGCCAGGCGCGCCCTCGACATCAGCGCCATGCCAAACCTCTTGTGCCTGAAATGCGGCACCCTGATTGGCACACCGATGCTCTATGCAAAGCCCGGCGAGCAGCGGCTGGCATACAGAATGGTTGGAAAGTCGTTCATGAGCAGGGCAAGCACTCATGCCATAAGCAGGGGCAAATAAAACCTGAAAGAATGAATGGCTGCCATTCGGCAAAATCCTCCCAGAAAACAATAAATATCTGGTCAATGTGAGTAAGCGCAGTGGGATTATGCCATTTGTGCTTAGAAAGTGGCCTCAGCCAGCTCCAGTTGAGCTTACCCCAGTCGATAAGATATCAGTATCGCTTCAACGGCGTTCCATCCTAATTAACAGGCTGAGCAACGAACAAGCCAATATCGAGATGGCGACCTTAGACGTGCGCCTCGGGTACGACATTAAGCGCGCCGAAGCCGACATAACCTCGATCAATGAGATCGCAGAAGTTCTAAATTCAGGGACCCAAGAAACCAGTGCGCTCAAGCGCCTCTTCCAGGAGATGGACGTATTCCTTACGAAAGATGAAATACTGAATGCTTATCATATAAGCGAAAAGTCATTCCGAGAATTGCGCTACTACCTGCTGCTTATGCCTCCTTCTGAACTTATAAGCAGAGGGCAGGGCGGTGTCGCAGCGGCACGTGCTCCGCAATCCACATTCGGGCTCTCAGACGATGGAAAAATGGCGGCACAGATCGCGAAGGACCCAGGATCGCTTCTTGCCGAAAGAAAAGCGTATATCGCCAAGGCGAACGAAGCCATACACGACTACCTTGCTGGACGATTAGAGGTAGGCCCCGGCATACGCAAGCAGTAATGGCCTTTCCTTTGTACGATGCAAATGCATCCAAACCGCTCAAAATTTGGCTGCCTACGGGTTAAATAGCCTTTCGGTAAATAAATCTAGTTCTTTATGGCGGATAGCAAGGACCATAGCGCAGGCGCGCCTTTCAAAACCGAGCCTATGACCGGAGCGCAGAAGCGCATACTGCTAGTCATAATGCTGGGCACGATGATGAGCGCTGTAGACGTAACCATAGTGCTTCTTGCCCTTCCTGCCATGACAAACGCCCTGCACACCAACCTGGCCGGTACGATATGGGTCATACTTGCATACCTGCTCACCGTGACCATACTGACAACACAACTGGGCAGGGTTGGCGATATCTATGGCAGGGGCCGCATGTTCAAGCTCGGCTTCCTAGTCTTCACAGTCGCTTCGGCCCTGTGCGGCGCATCATTCAACGTCGTCATGCTAATAGGGTTCAGGGTGCTGCAGGGCCTAGGCGGCGCCCTAATGCAGGCGAACAGCGGCGCGCTAATTGCTGACACGTTCGAGCGTCATAACCGCGGCCGCGCATTCGGATTCACGGGCCTTGGCTGGAACATGGGCTCCATGCTCGGCATAGTGCTTGGAGGCGTGCTCACCACGTTCGTCGGATGGCCATACATATTCTACATAAACGTGCCGATAGGCATAATCGCGCTCTATCTCGGCTACAAGTACATACCGACAGACGTGCAGGGCAAGCACGCGCTTGACATACGCGGGATGGTACTGCTTGGCGCCGCGCTCCTGCTCATAACGTTTGGAGGAGTGAGCATTGCAACCACAGGTATAGGCACATACCAGTTGCTAATGCTTATAGCTGGTGCCGCACTGGTGCCAGCATTCATAGTGGCTGAGCTGCGCTCAAAGGCGCCTACAATAGATTTCAGGGCGTTCAAAAACCGCATACTCTCAAATTCCATAATGGCGGCATTCTTCCAGAGCCTCGGCTATCTTGCAGTCGCGTTCATCATAATCATGTACCTGCAGGGGGTGCGCGGCCTGGATCCATTCACCGCTTCAATGCTTCTGCTTCCTGGCTATGTGCTCAGTAGCTTCATATCACCTTACACGGGCAGGCTGTCAGACAGGGTTGGCGCGCGGTCTATAGCAACAACCGGCATACTGCTAATGCTCGCTTCGGTGCTTGCATACCACGTTATTCTGACGGCAACCACTCCCTACTACGTGATAGTACTGCTGACGCTGGTAAGCGGCCTCGGCTCCGCGATGTTCTTCCCTGCCAACAACAGCGCAGTCATGGCCAACGCGCCGCAGGGCGCCTACGGTTCCATATCAGGCATAACGCGCACAATGGCCAACATAGGCACCCTTGGCAGCTTTATAATGACAGTGAGCATTGCATCGCTTGCCGTGTCGAGGAATGTCGCGTTCAGCATATTCGTTGGCACGTCCGATCTTACCGGACACATATCTACTGAGTTCGTA
Encoded here:
- a CDS encoding MFS transporter, which produces MTGAQKRILLVIMLGTMMSAVDVTIVLLALPAMTNALHTNLAGTIWVILAYLLTVTILTTQLGRVGDIYGRGRMFKLGFLVFTVASALCGASFNVVMLIGFRVLQGLGGALMQANSGALIADTFERHNRGRAFGFTGLGWNMGSMLGIVLGGVLTTFVGWPYIFYINVPIGIIALYLGYKYIPTDVQGKHALDIRGMVLLGAALLLITFGGVSIATTGIGTYQLLMLIAGAALVPAFIVAELRSKAPTIDFRAFKNRILSNSIMAAFFQSLGYLAVAFIIIMYLQGVRGLDPFTASMLLLPGYVLSSFISPYTGRLSDRVGARSIATTGILLMLASVLAYHVILTATTPYYVIVLLTLVSGLGSAMFFPANNSAVMANAPQGAYGSISGITRTMANIGTLGSFIMTVSIASLAVSRNVAFSIFVGTSDLTGHISTEFVAGIHAVFIISAVILAIAAALSWLRGKEQRHAPGAQIRYNAQHSSSAHG
- a CDS encoding slipin family protein; protein product: MGEQTVASEARKFAGSAAAGIDALVIIILGGLAIYFEGYLAGSVLTLIIIAIVLSLSLRVVRQWDRMAVLRMGKYVGLIGPGLYAIVPIFDTTPVRVDLRVISTVFSAEKTLTKDNVPVDVDAILFWQARNPEKAVLAVQNYIGSVQLAAQTALRDIIGKNELSSMLSGRDIIGKDIEALIEERITSWGINAISVEIRDVTIPAELQNAMAKVATSDREKQARVILAESESLAADKMLEASKKYQSDIYAMQLRAMNMMYEISLAGKNLMVFVPVESKGFSIPTPIGTLGIADLQKMYGQTIGGADTKQAKKGK
- a CDS encoding ATP-binding protein is translated as MMSNNFISKMVGMIKSMFAGGGPAEAASSELSLLVGSASQALEPVRMMRYRQGRRGAEIGSYMQHAWKNVNGSVVIVPANETNPHIIVVGMSGMGKSTLLKSFLVDISGAHTNSIVFDAHNEYAGIADALHGSVHYAQSSSLNIFELDGLRTEERISELSMLFKEVYGLGYIQVTKLMECMRYAYRKAQSSGDGHAPTISTLLDEINIFLKNARLASERSTLLHLRSRLSLLNTPALNSEFIDTRALMHGMHSFSLAGLQNGEARYIYMHELLSRIYSLMHSNDKERGIRMLIVIDEAQALLDRRYSESGIVRRLMEEGRKYGIGVIAATTSIASLPRQMLANAANFIALRTIEPKEARYMADLLSRGSPDASAELAKRIVRLDVNEALLIADGKPVIAKTRSAASLPAAPQPDNSMVLALQSIRHPIKREALEAKIGSEATNRALSDGILVPFTTASDGHAVEWLMQRNPSLSIEHEVRVMQISESLRKHGIRHYVIDNSNGPDMLAYVNGKRIAIEYETGRKNVKETAAMLKSRESKYDSVVVFVNDDAYLFYRNNFENGNVKVLKFDDIRLSSTAELSHACS